A stretch of the Archangium violaceum genome encodes the following:
- a CDS encoding M48 family metallopeptidase, with protein sequence MAHVNPILFQSATERRLRDELLADKDIQRALRHLDEHPAGSASLARRRRLLSDAFRLTHSTAPGIMGALASCQETLGYEGTVEVFVHPEPGLRVAAVHRPPETPAIVLSARLLEVLPEAELRFVLGHELGHLAFGHFALPLPATALAGEGSGRIVRNTTALRLYQWSRAAESSADRAGLLCARDAEAAASALFKLASGMTSAPVKSELRAHTRQVDALLSGASAREKPREDEETLGLFSTHAFGPPRLRGIAAFARTRTFLRIAGRYASEEGHLDEDADRLLADDLRELEPPSQQEEMPAHAELPRRAQETTLSERARLVQHLTLVAAPDGNVSDEGFLELRRVAEALSVPAWLVDEALRAASHPLD encoded by the coding sequence ATGGCGCACGTGAACCCCATCCTCTTCCAGTCCGCGACCGAGCGGCGCCTGCGCGACGAGCTGCTCGCCGACAAGGACATCCAACGGGCACTGCGTCACCTGGACGAGCACCCGGCCGGGTCTGCCTCCCTCGCGAGGCGCAGACGGCTGCTGTCGGACGCGTTCCGGCTGACGCACTCGACGGCACCGGGGATCATGGGGGCGCTGGCCTCGTGCCAGGAGACGCTCGGTTACGAGGGAACAGTGGAGGTGTTCGTCCATCCGGAGCCGGGACTCCGGGTCGCGGCGGTGCATCGCCCTCCGGAGACCCCCGCCATCGTCCTCTCCGCGAGGCTGCTCGAGGTGCTGCCGGAGGCCGAGCTGCGCTTCGTCCTCGGACACGAGCTCGGCCACCTCGCCTTCGGGCACTTCGCCCTCCCGCTGCCGGCCACGGCCCTGGCGGGGGAAGGCTCGGGGCGGATCGTCCGGAACACCACGGCCCTCCGGCTGTACCAGTGGAGCCGGGCCGCGGAGAGCAGCGCGGACCGCGCGGGACTGCTGTGCGCCAGGGACGCCGAGGCCGCCGCGAGCGCCCTGTTCAAGCTGGCGAGCGGTATGACCTCCGCGCCCGTGAAGTCCGAGCTGCGGGCCCATACACGCCAGGTCGATGCGCTGCTGTCCGGAGCCTCGGCTCGGGAGAAACCCCGCGAGGACGAGGAGACGCTCGGCCTCTTCAGCACCCACGCTTTCGGTCCGCCACGGCTGCGCGGTATCGCGGCATTCGCCAGGACGAGGACCTTCCTGAGGATCGCGGGCCGCTACGCGAGCGAGGAGGGGCACCTGGACGAGGATGCAGACCGCCTCCTGGCGGATGACCTCCGGGAGCTGGAGCCTCCCTCGCAGCAGGAGGAGATGCCCGCGCATGCCGAGTTGCCGCGACGGGCCCAGGAGACGACCCTCTCCGAGAGGGCCCGGCTGGTGCAGCACCTCACCCTGGTGGCGGCCCCGGATGGAAACGTGTCCGACGAGGGATTCCTGGAGCTGCGGCGTGTGGCCGAAGCGCTCTCCGTGCCCGCCTGGCTCGTGGACGAGGCGCTCCGAGCCGCCTCACACCCTCTGGACTGA
- a CDS encoding serine/threonine-protein kinase encodes MGRVFAAVHERMEQEVALKLLSPDAARDPQLVARFIQEARALARLQHPGVVRVHQCDRLDDGTVYLAMELLAGLSLRDWMRSHPGPVPLETALAIGWQIADVMADIHAKGIVHRDLKPENVFLCPDESIAPGHRIKLLDFGIAKVPPAATGAHGDTQVQTVAPIFLGTAAYMAPEQCRNAADIDGRADVYALGVLLYELLAGHLPFISDTSIEMLSLHLHAEPPPLQSVVPALPGALSTFITTAMLAKAPSERPTMLQCRDKLGQLWEGGQDECPLPGLAPFTEAQVELFFGRKAEIDELLRQLERARTGERRWIQIEGPSGIGKSSLVQAGLLPRLKENRPQDAPLWRIASMRPSDEPLRGLALALVAAYTGTGLEQTPEELEHAFRTDPGALRTLVTEHMPPGCCLLLVLEQMEELFTIGAADCPRLDELVATALAATGSPLRLLTTLRSDFIHCLERMPLLARQLNEATRHHLSPMDQEALTQVIQGMARRAGLRLSEGLPARMVQDVRNEGSQLPLLGHALRGLWSLRSGSLLTHERYEQLGGVGGALARQAEQLLDGLGEEGRERAKWILLELVQVGRGVPDTRRPRTRQEVVVAAGGGERAEQVLMWLSGMRTGAPDDEAPGLRLVVLSGGPEPTQQRVDLVHETLLQKVPSLAEWIERERVPLERHAALEAAAHEWEQAECRADWLPSGTLLAHYRGHTGPTRPRDQFTRMTSDRAMRFLDAAQRLDRRRTWIKRTLMLASAVAMAAIVLFAVRAEEARRRAEASEARALQEQQNVKELLQQLSAVMSDFVSNADWELGRLSGTLDIRRKLLRAYEERLASFQEQHRQRPEIRGTIIETKHRLGDLAFLDGSLDEADTHLKGAWEELHRNLELQPEDKFLTFLLGLNHSKRGKVALALGHLDEAERHFGEALTLFERPPVEGNADEIRDYRRTLATSLSEQADLELERGRTAAAASLNERALLLFEHNRDKDYDRALLAEALCQVGEIHRRGGDLKTASIALAQALELEDSLVRSNPGNEYFRWILARIHIALAELRVTEGRLGSADLHYHEAQDLGRALRKGEPENKRYALALSQGLYGDEHLAHTRGDPTHARHVRDERCALVNEFLSKDPRDVRFQRLACH; translated from the coding sequence ATGGGACGAGTCTTCGCCGCCGTCCACGAACGTATGGAGCAGGAGGTCGCGCTCAAGCTCCTCTCGCCGGATGCGGCGCGGGACCCCCAGCTCGTCGCCCGATTCATTCAGGAGGCGCGCGCCCTGGCGCGACTCCAGCATCCCGGTGTCGTGCGCGTTCATCAATGCGACCGGCTCGATGACGGCACGGTCTACCTCGCGATGGAGCTCCTCGCCGGTCTCTCCCTTCGCGACTGGATGCGAAGCCACCCAGGCCCCGTACCGCTCGAGACCGCGTTGGCCATCGGCTGGCAGATCGCGGACGTGATGGCCGACATTCACGCGAAAGGGATCGTCCATCGGGATCTGAAGCCCGAAAACGTCTTCCTGTGCCCCGACGAGAGCATCGCACCAGGCCACCGGATCAAGCTCCTGGATTTCGGTATCGCCAAGGTGCCACCAGCCGCGACTGGAGCGCATGGGGATACGCAGGTGCAGACCGTGGCGCCCATCTTCCTCGGTACCGCCGCGTACATGGCACCCGAACAATGTCGGAACGCGGCGGATATCGACGGCCGCGCGGATGTGTATGCGTTGGGAGTGTTGCTCTACGAGCTCCTCGCCGGGCACCTTCCGTTCATCTCCGATACGTCCATCGAAATGCTCTCGCTCCACCTGCATGCGGAACCACCGCCTCTGCAGTCCGTCGTGCCAGCGCTCCCGGGGGCACTCTCCACCTTCATCACCACCGCCATGCTCGCCAAGGCGCCCTCGGAGCGGCCGACGATGCTCCAGTGCCGGGACAAGCTGGGCCAGCTCTGGGAGGGCGGGCAGGACGAGTGCCCCCTCCCAGGACTCGCGCCCTTCACGGAGGCCCAGGTCGAGCTGTTCTTCGGGCGCAAGGCGGAGATCGACGAGTTGTTGAGACAGCTCGAGAGGGCACGTACGGGCGAGCGGCGCTGGATTCAGATCGAAGGGCCGAGTGGCATCGGAAAGTCCTCACTGGTCCAGGCAGGGCTCCTGCCCCGATTGAAGGAGAACCGTCCCCAGGACGCCCCGCTGTGGCGAATCGCCAGCATGCGACCCTCCGACGAGCCACTGCGCGGTCTCGCACTGGCGCTCGTCGCGGCCTATACGGGCACGGGCCTCGAACAGACCCCAGAGGAGCTCGAGCACGCGTTCCGTACGGATCCCGGAGCCCTCCGGACCCTGGTGACGGAGCACATGCCTCCAGGCTGTTGCTTGCTGCTGGTCCTCGAACAGATGGAGGAACTCTTCACGATTGGCGCGGCGGATTGCCCCCGGTTGGACGAGCTCGTGGCCACCGCGCTCGCCGCGACCGGCTCCCCCCTGCGGCTGCTCACGACCCTGCGCAGCGACTTCATCCACTGTCTGGAGCGGATGCCCCTCCTCGCGCGCCAGCTCAACGAGGCCACGCGCCATCACTTGAGCCCGATGGATCAGGAAGCACTCACGCAGGTGATCCAGGGAATGGCCAGGCGTGCGGGGCTGCGGCTCTCCGAGGGCCTTCCAGCCCGGATGGTCCAGGACGTCAGGAACGAAGGGAGTCAGCTTCCGCTGCTCGGCCATGCGCTCCGTGGGCTCTGGTCGCTGCGCAGCGGCTCGCTCCTGACGCACGAACGCTATGAACAGCTCGGCGGTGTCGGAGGCGCGCTGGCGCGGCAGGCCGAGCAACTCCTGGACGGCCTGGGTGAAGAGGGGCGAGAGCGCGCGAAGTGGATCCTCCTGGAGCTCGTGCAGGTGGGCCGGGGTGTCCCCGATACCCGCCGTCCGCGAACCAGGCAGGAGGTGGTCGTGGCGGCGGGCGGCGGTGAACGTGCCGAGCAGGTATTGATGTGGCTGTCCGGGATGAGGACCGGGGCTCCGGACGACGAGGCTCCGGGGCTGCGGCTCGTCGTGCTCTCCGGAGGACCGGAGCCCACGCAGCAACGTGTCGACCTGGTCCACGAGACCCTGCTCCAGAAGGTGCCATCCCTCGCGGAGTGGATCGAGCGTGAGCGCGTGCCGCTCGAGCGGCATGCCGCTCTGGAGGCGGCCGCGCACGAGTGGGAACAGGCGGAGTGTCGGGCCGATTGGCTGCCTTCGGGCACCCTGCTGGCGCACTATCGTGGGCACACGGGCCCCACACGCCCGCGCGATCAGTTCACGCGGATGACGAGTGACCGCGCGATGCGCTTCCTCGATGCCGCGCAACGGCTCGACCGGCGGCGCACCTGGATCAAACGCACGCTGATGCTCGCATCGGCCGTGGCCATGGCGGCGATCGTGCTCTTCGCGGTTCGCGCCGAGGAAGCACGACGGCGGGCCGAGGCAAGTGAGGCTCGTGCCCTCCAGGAGCAACAGAACGTCAAGGAGCTCCTCCAGCAGCTCTCCGCAGTCATGAGTGATTTCGTCTCGAATGCGGATTGGGAGCTCGGCAGGCTCTCGGGCACGCTCGACATCCGGCGGAAGCTGCTGCGCGCCTACGAGGAGAGGCTGGCCTCGTTCCAGGAACAGCATCGCCAGAGGCCCGAGATACGTGGGACGATCATTGAAACCAAACACCGGCTTGGGGACCTCGCGTTCCTCGATGGTTCGCTCGATGAGGCGGATACCCACCTGAAGGGTGCATGGGAGGAGCTTCACCGGAACCTCGAGCTCCAGCCCGAGGACAAGTTCCTCACGTTCCTGCTGGGACTGAATCACTCGAAGCGCGGGAAGGTCGCACTGGCGCTCGGCCACCTGGATGAGGCCGAGCGCCATTTCGGTGAAGCCCTCACGCTCTTCGAACGCCCACCCGTGGAGGGCAACGCCGACGAGATCAGGGACTACAGGCGGACCCTCGCGACGAGCCTGTCCGAGCAGGCGGACCTGGAGCTCGAGAGGGGTCGAACAGCGGCTGCGGCCTCATTGAATGAGCGAGCCCTCCTGCTCTTCGAACATAATCGCGACAAGGATTACGATCGCGCCCTGCTGGCAGAAGCGCTCTGCCAGGTCGGGGAAATACACCGCCGGGGCGGAGACCTGAAGACAGCGAGCATCGCTCTCGCGCAGGCGCTGGAGCTCGAAGATTCACTCGTCCGCTCCAACCCGGGGAACGAATACTTCCGGTGGATTCTGGCCCGGATTCACATCGCACTCGCGGAACTCCGGGTCACGGAGGGCCGACTCGGCTCCGCGGACCTCCACTACCACGAGGCGCAAGACCTGGGACGAGCGCTGCGCAAGGGAGAGCCAGAAAACAAGCGCTACGCGCTGGCCCTGAGCCAGGGCCTGTACGGGGACGAACACCTGGCGCACACCCGAGGCGACCCGACCCACGCCAGACACGTACGCGATGAGCGATGTGCGCTGGTGAACGAATTCCTGAGCAAGGACCCGCGGGACGTCCGCTTCCAGCGGCTGGCCTGCCACTGA